A genomic stretch from Malus domestica chromosome 15, GDT2T_hap1 includes:
- the LOC103400081 gene encoding probable flavin-containing monooxygenase 1, with protein MAAANTHHLHSVSKIGIIGAGISGIAAAKQLSGHSPVVFEATDSIGGVWKHCSYNSTKLQTPRCDFEFSDYPWVERDNSSFPSHVEVLEYLHGYATHFDLLKYVKFESKVVEIRYVGGIDDHQTTTQFPMNSISGEYGNLLNGHPVWEVAVQMSNNPNMIQWYAFEFIVVCIGKYGDIPRMPSFPRNKGQEVFQGKVLHSLDYSKLDQRAARELLKGKKVAVIGYKKSAIDVAVECAEANQGPDGQACTMVIRTLHWTVPSYWIWGLPFFLFFSTRSSQFLHERPNQSLFRALFCLLSSPMRMVISKFIESYLEWKLPLVKYGLKPDHPFLEDYASCQMAILPENFFAEADKGKILFKRSSKWWFWSGGIEFEDNTKLQADVVILATGYEGKQKLQSILPEPFRSLMVDSTGTMPLYRGTIHPLIPNMAFVGFIESVSNLHTAELRCKWLGRLVDNKFKLPTVQKMLEQIGRETEVMKKTTRFYKRHCISTFSINHSDDICEEMGWKSWRKSNWLSEAFSPYNSRDYEEED; from the exons ATGGCTGCTGCCAACACCCACCACCTTCACTCAGTATCAAAAATTGGGATTATAGGGGCTGGTATTAGCGGAATCGCCGCCGCTAAACAGCTTTCAGGTCACAGTCCGGTAGTCTTTGAGGCCACTGATTCCATCGGGGGTGTTTGGAAACACTGTTCTTACAATTCTACCAAACTCCAAACCCCTCGTTGCGATTTCGAGTTTTCTGACTACCCTTGGGTTGAGAGAGACAATTCATCTTTCCCTTCTCATGTAGAGGTTTTGGAGTACTTGCATGGCTATGCCACACACTTTGACCTATTGAAATATGTCAAGTTTGAGTCCAAAGTGGTGGAAATACGTTATGTTGGTGGTATTGATGACCATCAAACCACCACCCAATTTCCCATGAATTCGATCTCCGGGGAGTATGGTAACCTTTTGAATGGCCATCCTGTTTGGGAGGTCGCTGTTCAGATGTCCAACAATCCAAACATGATTCAG TGGTATGCATTCGAGTTCATCGTAGTTTGCATTGGAAAATATGGAGACATACCAAGAATGCCGAGTTTCCCGCGCAATAAGGGTCAAGAAGTATTTCAAGGCAAAGTCTTGCACTCCCTGGATTACTCTAAGCTTGACCAACGAGCAGCTCGTGAGCTCCTCAAAGGCAAGAAAGTTGCAGTTATTGGCTACAAGAAGTCAGCTATTGACGTGGCAGTTGAGTGCGCAGAGGCAAACCAAG GACCCGATGGGCAGGCATGTACAATGGTGATAAGGACTCTACATTGGACAGTTCCATCTTACTGGATTTGGGGGCTTccatttttcctctttttttcgaCAAGGTCTTCTCAATTCCTCCACGAAAGGCCAAACCAGAGCTTATTCCGAGCCTTGTTTTGCCTTCTTTCATCGCCTATG AGGATGGTAATTTCAAAGTTCATAGAGTCGTACTTGGAGTGGAAGCTTCCCCTTGTGAAGTATGGACTAAAGCCTGATCATCCATTTTTGGAGGACTATGCTTCATGCCAGATGGCTATTTTACCGGAGAATTTCTTCGCCGAGGCAGACAAGGGAAAAATATTGTTCAAAAGGTCATCAAAGTGGTGGTTTTGGAGCGGAGGAATTGAATTTGAAGACAATACCAAATTGCAGGCTGATGTTGTGATTCTTGCAACTGGCTATGAGGGAAAGCAAAAGCTCCAATCCATATTGCCTGAGCCTTTCCGCAGCCTCATGGTTGACTCCACTGGCACTATGCCCTTGTATAG GGGTACGATTCATCCATTGATTCCCAACATGGCATTTGTGGGATTCATAGAGAGTGTTTCTAACCTGCACACAGCAGAGTTGAGGTGCAAATGGCTAGGAAGATTGGTTGACAACAAATTCAAGCTTCCCACTGTCCAAAAAATGCTTGAACAGATAGGCAGAGAGACTGAAGTGATGAAGAAGACGACCCGATTTTACAAGAGGCACTGCATTTCAACTTTCAGTATCAACCACAGCGACGACATTTGTGAAGAGATGGGATGGAAATCTTGGCGGAAAAGTAACTGGCTTTCAGAAGCTTTTAGCCCCTATAACAGCCGAGACTACGAAGAAGAAGATTAA